A region from the Drosophila ananassae strain 14024-0371.13 chromosome 2L, ASM1763931v2, whole genome shotgun sequence genome encodes:
- the LOC6500778 gene encoding sodium/calcium exchanger 3 isoform X3, with product MQLLLKSIFTCALFVIFVYATAQSLAKVQQNDERYTLLNGTSSSGSNLSRDHFLSRRLRQAGQGEEGEQGAPVRIDDENKDDPLQASGPEEEELRECSEGLVLPLWMPQRNISIGDRLVRGFVYFLLLVYLFVGVSIIADRFMASIEAITSIERAVVVRGPHNEKQVMHVRIWNETVANLTLMALGSSAPEILLSVIEIYAKDFESGDLGPGTIVGSAAYNLFMIIAVCMIWIPTGEVRRIRHLRVFTVTAAFSIFAYVWLWLILSVFTPGIIAVWEAIVTLLFFPLTVLWAYIAERRLLVYKYMDKNYRVNKRGTVVAGEHDQVEMDAEKGGPRGSISTPTTRGGEAEAFDEARREYIQVLTELRQKYPDAELEQLEMMAQEQVLARSNKSRAFYRIQATRRMVGSGNLMRKIQERAHSDLTEVKAQLHPSEDDDGDEPTRVYFEPGHYTVMENCGEFEVRVVRRGDISNYATVSFETQDGTASAGTDFVGKRGQLNFPPGVDEQRFRIEVIDDDVFEEDECFYIRLFNPSENLKLAVPQIATVMILDDDHAGIFAFTDSAFEISESVGLYEVKIMRYSGARGTVIVPYWTESGTATPGKDYEETHGELVFENNETEKIIEVLILEESSYEKDVSFKVHIGEPRLAPDDELAAKIEEVEKKLPQDLTELDRILLLSKPRNGELTTAYVRIRESQEFKATVDKLVAKANVSAVLGTSSWKEQFKDALTVLPSDETDFDNDDEVEEEVPSCFSYISHFVCLFWKVLFAFVPPTDICGGYVTFVVSIFVIGVITAIIGDAATYFGCALNIKDSVTAILFVALGTSIPDTFASMIAAKHDEGADNCIGNVTGSNAVNVFLGIGLAWTIAAVYHSSQGMTFNVEPGTIGFAVALFCGEALIAILLIMVRRWTKGIGAELGGPKVSKYISAGILVFLWVSYVVICTLEAYDVIQI from the exons ATGCAGCTGCTCCTCAAATCGATCTTCACCTGCGCACTATTCGTGATCTTTGTGTACGCCACTGCCCAGTCGCTGGCGAAGGTGCAGCAGAACGACGAGCGGTACACGCTCCTCAATGGGACGAGCAGTAGCGGGAGCAATCTCAGCCGGGACCACTTCCTCAGCCGGCGGCTGCGGCAGGCGGGTCAGGGCGAGGAGGGCGAACAAGGGGCGCCGGTGAGGATCGACGACGAAAACAAGGACGATCCACTGCAGGCCTCCGgtccggaggaggaggagctacGCGAGTGCAGTGAGGGCCTGGTCCTGCCCCTATGGATGCCCCAGCGGAACATTTCCATAGGCGACCGGCTCGTGCGCGGCTTCGTCTATTTCCTGCTATTGGTCTACCTGTTCGTCGGTGTCTCCATCATTGCCGACCGCTTTATGGCCTCCATCGAGGCCATCACCTCCATCGAACGGGCGGTGGTGGTACGCGGTCCCCACAACGAGAAACAAGTGATGCACGTCCGCATTTGGAACGAGACGGTGGCCAATCTCACGCTGATGGCCCTGGGCTCGAGCGCCCCCGAAATCCTGCTCTCGGTGATCGAAATCTACGCCAAGGACTTCGAGAGCGGTGACCTGGGACCGGGAACCATTGTCGGCTCTGCCGCCTACAACCTGTTCATGATCATAGCGGTGTGCATGATCTGGATCCCAACCGGCGAGGTGCGACGCATCCGGCATCTGAGAGTGTTCACCGTGACGGCCGCATTCTCCATCTTCGCCTACGTGTGGCTTTGGCTCATCCTGTCCGTGTTCACGCCCGGCATCATCGCTGTGTGGGAGGCGATCGTGACGCTGCTCTTCTTCCCGCTCACAGTGCTTTGGGCGTACATTGCGGAGCGGCGGCTGCTGGTCTACAAATACATGGACAAGAACTACCGGGTGAACAAGCGCGGCACCGTCGTCGCCGGCGAGCACGACCAGGTGGAAATGGATGCGGAGAAGGGCGGACCTCGGGGCTCGATTTCGACCCCCACGACGCGGGGCGGCGAAGCGGAGGCTTTCGACGAGGCCCGTCGCGAATACATCCAAGTGCTGACCGAGCTGCGCCAAAAATATCCCGACGCCGAACTCGAGCAGCTCGAGATGATGGCCCAGGAGCAGGTGCTGGCGCGGAGCAACAAATCGCGCGCCTTCTACCGCATCCAGGCCACCCGCCGTATGGTCGGCAGCGGCAACCTGATGCGCAAGATCCAGGAGCGGGCCCACAGCGACCTAACCGAGGTGAAGGCCCAGCTGCACCCGAGCGAGGACGATGACGGCGACGAGCCCACCCGCGTCTACTTTGAGCCCGGCCACTACACCGTCATGGAGAACTGCGGCGAGTTCGAGGTGCGCGTGGTCCGACGGGGCGACATCTCCAACTATGCCACCGTTTCCTTCGAGACCCAGGACGGCACCGCCTCGGCCGGCACGGACTTTGTCGGCAAGCGGGGTCAGCTGAACTTCCCGCCCGGCGTCGACGAGCAGCGCTTCCGCATCGAGGTCATTGACGACGACGTCTTCGAGGAGGACGAGTGCTTCTACATCCGTCTCTTCAATCCATCGGAGAACCTAAAACTGGCCGTGCCGCAGATCGCCACTGTCATGATCCTGGACGACGATCACGCCGGCATCTTCGCCTTCACGGACTCAGCCTTCGAGATCTCCGAGTCGGTGGGTCTTTACGAGGTAAAGATTATGCGTTACTCGGGAGCCCGCGGCACCGTAATAGTGCCATACTGGACGGAGAGCGGCACCGCCACGCCGGGCAAGGACTACGAGGAAACACATGGCGAGCTCGTTTTCGAGAACAATGAAACAGA GAAAATCATCGAAGTCCTTATTCTGGAGGAGAGCAGCTACGAGAAGGATGTCAGCTTCAAGGTGCACATTGGGGAACCACGGCTGGCTCCAG ACGACGAATTGGCAGCCAAAATCGAGGAAGTGGAAAAGAAGTTACCCCAGGACCTGACCGAACTGGATCGCATCCTGTTGCTGAGCAAGCCCCGGAACGGAGAGCTGACCACCGCCTATGTGCGCATTCGCGAGAGCCAGGAATTTAAG GCTACGGTGGACAAACTGGTGGCCAAGGCAAATGTTTCGGCAGTTCTTGGAACATCCTCTTGGAAGGAGCAGTTCAAAGATGCCCTCACAGTTCTACCAT CTGATGAAACCGATTTCGATAACGATGATGAGGTAGAGGAGGAGGTGCCTAGCTGTTTCAGCTACATAAGCCACTTTGTCTGCCTCTTTTGGAAGGTTCTCTTTGCATTTGTGCCGCCCACAG ATATTTGCGGCGGCTATGTTACCTTTGTGGTATCGATATTCGTCATTGGCGTCATCACCGCCATCATTGGAGATGCCGCAACCTATTTCGGCTGTGCTCTCAACATCAAGGACTCTGTAACCGCCATTCTGTTCGTCGCTCTGGGCACCAGTATACCAG ACACTTTTGCGAGCATGATAGCGGCCAAGCACGATGAGGGGGCAGACAACTGCATCGGCAATGTCACGGGCAGCAATGCGGTTAACGTTTTTCTGGGCATCGGCCTTGCTTGGACCATCGCAGCTGTCTACCACAGCTCCCAAGGGATGACCTTCAACGTGGAACCGGGAAC GATTGGCTTTGCTGTGGCGCTCTTCTGCGGCGAGGCTTTAATTGCCATCCTGCTGATCATGGTTCGGCGCTGGACCAAGGGCATCGGAGCCGAGCTGGGTGGTCCAAAGGTCAGCAAGTATATCAGCGCTGGCATCCTGGTATTTCTTTGGGTCTCCTACGTGGTCATCTGCACACTGGAGGCCTACGATGTCATCCAGATCTAA